A genomic window from Synechococcus sp. UW179A includes:
- a CDS encoding NAD(P)/FAD-dependent oxidoreductase, translating into MPGSALLLNKKADLTVPSRLPSRRTFLRNSIAGMASVPFLTEHWSHARSTQNTRQKKIDRQKVLVLGAGMSGLTAALALHRAGHDVKVIEYQDRVGGRLLSIPLKGGQFSEAGGGHFRSNMPYVLKYIEHFKLPLLSLNDGLPRYLYDGKTAESASLFNWPFDLNKKERNVTVSSTLNHYLFLNGLDTDTVLAAEWPDFDTRKRLDKLTIGEMLKQVGASDAFLKVLDAHGGTFTSSSPALSTIPDLAYHFGDQNLFRIKGGNDQLPKALARELEGHIILNSPVVEISQSTNKVNIRVADGREWSADHLITTIPFTVLKDVKVTPNWSSRKSKMFNEMEWDKTVKVVVQTKTPKWLSHHIHGWPLAGSDQPWERVIDITGNEEGGYGNTFFYLNGANAERLLARPRAIRAQEIVDMFRKDMPDLFDQVEMIKEFAWSEQPWVRGSFGSPPVGGAWMINEWEKAEGRIYFAGDFTTMKSGWVEGAIESGLRAARQIDPQAKPEADPYSWLRTNAEAC; encoded by the coding sequence TTGCCTGGAAGTGCATTGCTATTGAATAAAAAAGCAGATTTGACCGTGCCGTCACGCTTACCTTCTCGTCGCACATTTCTTCGCAATTCAATTGCCGGCATGGCATCGGTGCCATTTCTTACAGAACATTGGTCTCACGCAAGATCCACTCAAAATACACGTCAGAAAAAAATTGACCGCCAGAAGGTACTTGTTTTAGGAGCAGGCATGTCTGGATTGACAGCTGCCTTGGCACTACACAGAGCAGGGCATGACGTGAAAGTCATTGAATATCAAGATCGTGTTGGAGGTCGCTTACTATCCATACCTTTGAAAGGCGGACAATTTTCAGAAGCTGGCGGAGGACATTTTCGCTCAAATATGCCCTACGTTCTAAAATACATCGAGCATTTTAAGCTACCTCTTCTTAGCCTCAATGATGGCCTTCCACGCTATTTGTATGACGGCAAAACAGCAGAATCCGCTTCATTATTCAATTGGCCATTTGATTTAAACAAAAAAGAAAGAAACGTGACTGTTTCCTCTACCTTAAATCATTACCTGTTTTTAAATGGTCTGGATACTGATACCGTCCTTGCCGCTGAATGGCCTGATTTTGATACACGCAAACGGCTTGACAAGCTAACAATCGGAGAGATGCTCAAGCAAGTCGGAGCTTCGGATGCGTTTCTCAAGGTTCTCGACGCCCACGGGGGAACATTTACATCAAGCTCGCCCGCTTTAAGCACGATTCCTGACTTAGCTTACCATTTTGGTGATCAGAATCTTTTTCGCATAAAAGGTGGCAACGATCAATTACCAAAAGCACTAGCTCGAGAGCTTGAAGGGCACATTATTCTTAATTCTCCGGTGGTGGAGATCAGCCAATCCACCAACAAAGTAAACATCCGGGTTGCTGATGGACGTGAGTGGTCTGCAGATCACTTGATAACCACGATTCCATTTACAGTCTTAAAAGACGTTAAAGTGACCCCGAACTGGTCCTCAAGAAAAAGCAAGATGTTTAATGAAATGGAGTGGGATAAAACAGTAAAAGTAGTTGTTCAAACTAAAACGCCAAAATGGCTTAGCCATCATATTCACGGCTGGCCCCTTGCTGGCTCTGATCAACCATGGGAAAGAGTAATTGATATCACGGGCAACGAAGAAGGTGGTTACGGTAATACTTTTTTCTATCTTAATGGTGCAAACGCCGAGCGACTTCTCGCAAGACCACGTGCCATTCGTGCGCAGGAAATAGTTGATATGTTCAGAAAGGATATGCCTGATTTGTTTGATCAAGTAGAAATGATCAAGGAGTTTGCCTGGTCTGAGCAACCTTGGGTCAGAGGTTCCTTTGGCAGCCCTCCTGTTGGGGGAGCTTGGATGATCAACGAATGGGAAAAAGCAGAAGGCCGAATTTATTTTGCCGGCGATTTCACCACGATGAAGAGTGGATGGGTGGAGGGTGCAATTGAATCTGGATTACGAGCCGCGCGTCAAATCGATCCACAGGCAAAACCTGAGGCAGACCCATATTCTTGGCTAAGAACAAACGCGGAAGCCTGTTGA